In a genomic window of Asticcacaulis sp.:
- the ribF gene encoding riboflavin biosynthesis protein RibF, producing MTALLPRSIKVITLGVDAGHGLQADAPLPASASAAIGSFDGVHIGHQHVIESAIAAAKAQGVPSAVICFDPHPQSFFHKDGKPFRLMHLSQQLRAFEALGVDYAFVLSFDANLSSLTAEDFARLILRDYLKLSHVSAGFDFQFGKRGGGHAKDLVAFGEQLGFTTDILPCQTDAEGHKLSSSAVRDALLAGDAKLAAEILGHPQAYLGEVIHGAKQGRTIDFPTLNLMLGDYQRPRYGIYITETTLPDGRAINGVSNIGVRPTVGGDIELLETYLFDFSEEIYGQVVETALLDFIRPEAKFASFDEMKLEIQNDAAKARAYFAKP from the coding sequence GTGACCGCCCTCCTGCCCCGCTCCATCAAGGTCATCACGCTTGGCGTGGATGCCGGTCACGGCCTGCAAGCCGATGCGCCCCTGCCCGCTAGCGCCAGCGCAGCGATCGGTAGTTTTGATGGTGTACATATAGGCCATCAGCATGTGATCGAATCGGCCATCGCGGCGGCAAAGGCCCAGGGTGTCCCATCGGCAGTCATCTGCTTCGATCCGCACCCGCAGAGCTTCTTCCATAAAGACGGCAAGCCTTTCCGGCTGATGCATCTGTCACAGCAATTGCGCGCCTTTGAAGCGCTCGGCGTCGACTATGCCTTTGTCCTCAGCTTCGACGCCAACCTGTCTTCCCTGACGGCTGAAGACTTCGCCCGCCTGATCCTGCGCGACTATCTCAAGCTTAGCCACGTCTCCGCCGGGTTCGACTTCCAGTTCGGCAAACGCGGGGGCGGCCATGCGAAGGACCTGGTGGCCTTTGGCGAACAGTTGGGCTTCACCACCGATATCCTGCCCTGCCAGACCGACGCTGAAGGTCACAAGCTATCCTCCTCGGCGGTACGCGACGCCCTGCTGGCGGGCGATGCGAAACTGGCGGCGGAAATCCTCGGCCACCCGCAAGCCTATCTTGGCGAGGTCATTCATGGCGCCAAGCAGGGCCGCACCATCGATTTTCCGACCCTGAACCTGATGCTGGGTGACTACCAGCGCCCGCGTTACGGCATTTATATCACTGAGACCACCCTGCCCGATGGCCGCGCGATCAATGGTGTAAGCAATATCGGCGTGCGCCCCACGGTCGGCGGCGATATCGAACTGCTTGAAACCTATCTCTTCGATTTCAGCGAGGAGATTTACGGCCAGGTGGTGGAAACCGCCCTGCTCGACTTTATCCGTCCGGAGGCGAAGTTCGCCTCCTTCGATGAAATGAAGCTGGAAATTCAAAACGACGCTGCCAAGGCGCGAGCTTATTTCGCCAAACCTTAG
- a CDS encoding metal/formaldehyde-sensitive transcriptional repressor: MGHIRKNKNALTARVRRITGQMAAVEKALKGDAGCSDILQQVAAVRGAINGLMDELIADHLKEHVAAPDLTPAERTEGAEDLIAIIRRYAK; this comes from the coding sequence ATGGGACATATCCGTAAGAACAAGAACGCGCTCACTGCCCGCGTCCGCCGCATTACCGGTCAGATGGCCGCTGTTGAAAAAGCACTGAAGGGCGATGCCGGCTGCTCGGACATCCTCCAGCAGGTGGCCGCGGTCCGCGGCGCCATCAACGGCTTGATGGACGAACTGATTGCCGACCATCTGAAAGAGCACGTGGCCGCGCCCGACCTGACGCCCGCTGAACGCACCGAGGGTGCGGAAGACCTCATAGCCATTATTCGCCGTTACGCAAAGTAG
- the dmeF gene encoding CDF family Co(II)/Ni(II) efflux transporter DmeF: MTTPHDHVFLGRAHDENARRTLWVVGLTAVMMVGEIAAGYVTGSMALLADGFHMATHAGALGVAAAAYAYARKHASNRRFSFGTGKVGDLAGFASALVLGLVALGIAGESIWRLFQPIHVAFVEATWIAVLGLIVNVASVFLLSGGHHHHHGHSDGYDHHHDDHDHHHDHGGQDNNLKSAYMHVLADALTSVLAITALLAGRFLGWIWLDPVMGIVGGIVIGRWSWSLMRETAAILLDTTDRHVAEEVQDLVEAPGDTRLVDLHVWRIGPDAHAAIVSVSGTADHAMIRDRLKPVHELAHLTVETW; encoded by the coding sequence ATGACCACGCCTCACGATCACGTCTTCCTGGGCCGCGCCCATGATGAAAACGCTCGCCGTACCCTGTGGGTGGTTGGCCTGACCGCCGTCATGATGGTGGGCGAAATCGCCGCCGGTTATGTGACCGGCTCCATGGCGCTGCTGGCCGACGGCTTCCATATGGCGACGCACGCTGGAGCGCTCGGCGTCGCCGCGGCGGCCTATGCCTATGCTCGAAAACACGCTTCCAATCGTCGCTTCAGCTTCGGCACCGGCAAGGTCGGCGATCTGGCCGGTTTCGCCTCGGCCCTGGTGCTCGGCCTGGTGGCTCTGGGCATAGCGGGCGAATCGATCTGGCGACTCTTCCAGCCGATCCACGTGGCATTTGTCGAGGCCACCTGGATTGCCGTGCTTGGCCTGATCGTCAATGTCGCCAGCGTATTCCTGCTGTCCGGCGGGCATCATCATCACCACGGGCACTCTGACGGCTACGATCACCACCACGACGATCATGACCATCATCACGATCATGGCGGGCAGGATAACAATCTGAAATCAGCCTATATGCATGTATTGGCCGATGCCCTCACCTCGGTCCTGGCCATCACCGCCCTGCTGGCGGGCCGCTTCCTCGGATGGATTTGGCTCGATCCGGTGATGGGCATTGTCGGCGGTATCGTTATCGGTCGCTGGTCGTGGTCGCTGATGCGGGAGACCGCCGCTATCCTGCTCGATACCACCGATCGCCATGTCGCCGAAGAGGTTCAGGACCTTGTGGAAGCGCCCGGCGATACACGGCTGGTCGATCTGCACGTCTGGCGCATCGGTCCCGACGCCCACGCCGCCATTGTCAGCGTCAGCGGCACGGCCGATCACGCCATGATCCGCGACCGGTTGAAGCCCGTCCATGAACTGGCGCACCTGACGGTCGAAACTTGGTAA
- a CDS encoding GyrI-like domain-containing protein, with amino-acid sequence MSKIDLKVEYKPLYSAPVKDFALVEVPPLQYLMFDGKGDPNIAPEYAQAIEALYSLSYTLKFMSKRAFDRDYVVGPLEGQWWAKDMNSFVTREKSKWSWTMMILQPDWIEKSHLCAALSEVVMKKGLPGLEKVRLERLEEGLSAQILHIGPYDDEGPVLKRLHEDWLPANGLVETGKHHEIYLSDPRKTEPAKLRTILRQPVRRL; translated from the coding sequence TTGAGCAAGATCGATCTGAAAGTGGAATATAAACCGCTTTATAGTGCGCCCGTGAAGGACTTTGCGCTCGTCGAGGTGCCGCCCTTGCAATATCTGATGTTCGACGGCAAGGGCGATCCAAACATCGCGCCGGAATACGCTCAGGCCATCGAGGCGCTCTATTCGCTCTCCTACACGCTGAAATTCATGAGCAAACGGGCGTTTGACCGGGACTATGTGGTCGGGCCGCTGGAAGGTCAGTGGTGGGCGAAGGACATGAACAGCTTCGTCACGCGCGAAAAATCGAAATGGTCATGGACCATGATGATCCTGCAACCGGACTGGATCGAGAAAAGCCACCTGTGCGCCGCGCTCAGCGAGGTGGTAATGAAGAAAGGCTTGCCGGGGCTGGAAAAGGTGCGCCTGGAACGTTTGGAAGAGGGCTTAAGCGCGCAGATCCTGCATATCGGCCCTTATGATGACGAAGGGCCGGTGCTCAAGCGTCTGCATGAGGACTGGCTGCCGGCCAATGGTTTGGTCGAGACCGGCAAGCACCATGAAATCTATCTTAGCGATCCGCGTAAAACTGAACCCGCCAAGCTGCGCACTATCCTGCGCCAGCCGGTCAGACGTTTGTGA
- the lspA gene encoding signal peptidase II has protein sequence MDKLRAHFTPLYTSLGLKGLGLAVIVLILDQLTKLGVLYGLNLQAIGDQVNILPFFSLTMVHNQGISFGLLTSGGLGRWLLVLFQFGMGLALMDYVRTQTNAWLTVSLGLIIGGAIGNGIDRFRLGYVVDFLDFSGTHVFPWVFNVADSGICIGVALLVWYFIRADLTAKHKDAA, from the coding sequence ATGGATAAGCTGCGCGCGCATTTCACCCCGCTCTACACCTCGCTTGGCCTCAAGGGGCTGGGGCTGGCGGTCATCGTCCTGATCCTCGACCAGCTCACCAAGCTGGGCGTGCTCTACGGATTAAATCTTCAGGCCATCGGCGATCAGGTCAATATTTTGCCCTTCTTTTCGCTCACCATGGTCCATAATCAAGGCATCAGCTTCGGCCTCCTGACTTCGGGTGGCCTTGGCCGATGGCTGTTGGTGCTGTTTCAGTTCGGCATGGGCCTGGCTCTTATGGACTATGTGCGGACGCAGACGAACGCGTGGCTGACCGTCAGCCTCGGCCTGATCATCGGCGGCGCCATCGGCAACGGCATAGACCGGTTCCGGCTGGGCTATGTCGTCGATTTTCTGGACTTTTCGGGCACGCATGTGTTCCCGTGGGTCTTCAATGTCGCCGACAGCGGCATCTGTATCGGCGTGGCCCTGCTGGTCTGGTACTTTATCCGCGCCGACCTGACGGCCAAACACAAGGATGCGGCTTAA
- the mutL gene encoding DNA mismatch repair endonuclease MutL, which translates to MSLIQRLPQDTINRIAAGEVVERPASAVKELVENAIDAGATQIDIRADLGGLSRILIEDNGSGMGPEDLQLAIERHATSKLKPKADGTWDLLHIKTLGFRGEALPSMGSVARLDITSRLRDGTPLNIRVDGGVIAPVRPAAFGGEHGTRIELTDLFYATPARLKFMKSERAENMAIAEEVKRQAMAHENVGFSLELDGKKQLKLYAEPAGFEGRLKRLSALLGNDFSDNALLIDQGREGVHLTGYAGLPTFSRGNAAHQYLFVNNRPVRDKLLAGALRAAYADFLARDRHPLAALFVEIDPQELDVNVHPAKTEVRFRDPNLVRGLIIGALKHALASAGHRAATTVAHQTISAFQPQVVQPLLGLNRPYNPVSAAQIAAVRPYMTPYLPEATPFSPTARVEAEPFYGDTPGVAEAYAPDIMELPNEVQAPTQAEAFPLGAARAQLHETYVIAQTADGLVIVDQHAAHERLVYEQMKVAMATGNVQSQSLLIPEIVDLEREEVSRLMARQADLQSMGLSIEAFGPTSVLVRDLPALLGDCDIAGLVRDLIDDLTEHGELLALKERMAEICGDHACRHSIRSGRRLTGEEMNALLRQMEATPHSGQCNHGRPTYVELKLKDIEKLFGRR; encoded by the coding sequence ATGTCCCTTATTCAGCGTCTGCCCCAGGATACCATTAATCGCATCGCCGCCGGTGAGGTCGTGGAGCGCCCGGCCTCGGCGGTCAAGGAACTGGTGGAAAACGCCATCGATGCCGGTGCAACCCAGATCGATATCCGCGCCGATCTGGGCGGCCTGTCGCGTATACTTATCGAGGATAATGGCTCCGGCATGGGGCCTGAGGATTTGCAACTGGCCATCGAGCGTCACGCCACCTCCAAGCTGAAGCCAAAGGCCGACGGCACCTGGGATCTGCTGCATATCAAGACCCTCGGCTTCCGCGGCGAGGCCCTGCCCTCTATGGGCTCAGTGGCGAGGCTCGACATCACGTCCCGCCTCAGGGACGGCACACCGCTGAATATCCGTGTCGATGGCGGCGTCATCGCTCCGGTCCGCCCGGCCGCCTTTGGCGGTGAGCACGGCACGCGTATCGAACTGACCGACCTGTTCTACGCCACCCCTGCCCGGCTGAAGTTCATGAAGTCCGAGCGCGCGGAAAACATGGCCATCGCCGAAGAGGTCAAGCGCCAGGCCATGGCGCATGAAAATGTCGGTTTTTCGCTTGAACTCGACGGCAAGAAACAACTGAAGCTCTATGCCGAACCGGCCGGCTTCGAGGGCCGCCTGAAACGCCTCTCTGCCTTGCTGGGCAATGATTTTTCCGACAATGCCCTGCTGATCGACCAGGGCCGCGAAGGCGTGCATCTCACGGGCTATGCCGGCCTGCCGACCTTCTCACGCGGCAATGCGGCGCACCAGTATCTGTTCGTCAATAACCGCCCGGTGCGCGACAAGCTGCTGGCCGGCGCCCTGCGTGCCGCCTATGCCGATTTCCTGGCGCGCGACCGTCATCCGCTGGCCGCGCTGTTTGTTGAGATCGACCCGCAGGAACTCGACGTCAACGTCCATCCGGCCAAGACCGAGGTACGTTTCCGCGACCCGAACCTGGTGCGCGGCCTGATTATCGGTGCCCTGAAGCACGCCCTGGCTTCGGCCGGCCACCGCGCCGCCACCACGGTGGCGCACCAGACGATCAGCGCCTTCCAGCCTCAGGTGGTACAGCCCCTGCTGGGCCTGAACCGGCCTTATAATCCAGTCTCGGCGGCGCAGATTGCTGCCGTGCGCCCCTATATGACGCCTTATTTACCTGAGGCCACGCCCTTTTCTCCGACCGCACGCGTCGAGGCCGAGCCCTTTTATGGTGATACGCCCGGTGTGGCCGAAGCCTATGCACCGGATATCATGGAATTGCCGAATGAGGTTCAGGCGCCAACTCAGGCTGAAGCCTTTCCGCTCGGTGCGGCACGGGCACAACTGCACGAAACCTATGTCATCGCCCAGACCGCCGATGGACTGGTCATCGTCGATCAGCACGCCGCCCACGAACGTCTGGTTTATGAGCAGATGAAGGTAGCCATGGCGACCGGCAATGTGCAGAGCCAGAGCCTGCTGATTCCGGAGATTGTCGATCTCGAACGCGAAGAGGTCAGCCGCCTGATGGCACGTCAGGCCGATCTGCAATCCATGGGCTTGAGCATTGAGGCTTTCGGTCCGACGAGTGTTCTGGTGCGAGACTTGCCGGCCCTTTTGGGCGATTGCGATATCGCTGGTCTGGTCCGAGATCTGATCGATGACCTGACTGAGCACGGCGAATTGCTGGCGCTGAAGGAGCGCATGGCGGAAATCTGCGGTGATCACGCCTGCCGGCACAGCATCCGCTCCGGCCGCCGCCTCACGGGTGAGGAAATGAATGCCCTGCTGCGCCAGATGGAGGCCACGCCCCATTCCGGTCAGTGCAATCACGGCCGCCCCACCTATGTCGAACTGAAGCTCAAGGATATCGAAAAACTGTTCGGGCGGCGATAA
- the rsmD gene encoding 16S rRNA (guanine(966)-N(2))-methyltransferase RsmD, whose protein sequence is MRIVGGKFKGRALVTPDGQNTRPTSDRAREAIFNILAHADWAPNPEGARVMDVFAGSGALGFEAMSRGAGFCLFVETDEAARGAIRDNVETFGLFGTTRVHRRDATQLGARPGSQAEAFNLVFLDPPYRKGLGEKALAALISGNWLLENAIIVFERAADEDDFVTDVWQKINVKTYGAAQVLFLKQKIFNS, encoded by the coding sequence GTGCGGATCGTCGGGGGCAAATTCAAGGGCCGTGCGCTGGTGACGCCGGACGGGCAGAATACCCGTCCGACCTCCGATCGTGCCCGCGAGGCCATTTTCAATATTCTGGCCCATGCCGACTGGGCGCCGAACCCGGAAGGCGCCCGCGTCATGGATGTATTTGCCGGTTCCGGCGCGCTCGGCTTCGAGGCAATGTCGCGCGGAGCGGGGTTCTGTCTATTTGTCGAGACCGACGAGGCGGCACGTGGCGCAATCCGGGACAATGTGGAAACCTTCGGTCTTTTTGGCACAACCCGCGTCCACAGGCGGGATGCCACCCAACTGGGGGCGCGCCCCGGCTCTCAGGCGGAGGCTTTCAACCTCGTTTTTCTCGATCCGCCCTATCGCAAAGGCTTGGGGGAAAAGGCTTTGGCGGCACTCATCAGCGGTAACTGGTTGTTAGAAAATGCCATAATCGTCTTTGAGCGGGCGGCGGATGAGGATGATTTTGTCACAGATGTGTGGCAAAAAATCAACGTCAAAACCTATGGCGCGGCGCAGGTTTTATTCCTGAAACAAAAAATTTTTAATTCGTAA